The sequence AGTTTACAACAAAATTGTCTTTCACTGACCCTGACGAATATAAGGACATAGAACACTAACCATGATGAACTCAACGGACAGTGAGCGGATGTCTGTACTACTATCAACAGCACTGGAGAGGAGGTTTGTTGGTACAGAGGAATCACTTAGCATTAAGAGAAAAGCAACAGTCATAAGATAATACCTACAAAGTTCTGGTGATTTTGGTGCCATTGTAACAGGAAAATATGGAGAGGGATGTAGCCAGAGGGGCTCGGACAGGGACTTTATGATTGTAGATAAAAGTGTGGTAGTGATCACCCTGATCAGTGTATCCCTCCAATACCTGGCGAACAAAACCATTCAAGAGGCTGTCGACTGTGGCCCCGGATATGTTCATTTAGAGGTGGGTCAACTCAATAGCATAGTAACATCTGAGGTATATAATTCACTAGTTATGTTCaataataaaatgtgtatttcaaGTGATATGTACAGAGAACAGGTTAGCAAAGCTCGGGTTCTCACACTTGGTGTGGAATATTTCAAATGGACACAGTACTGCATTCTGTATAACTGACGTAGATTATGACGTTGTTAATTGTTTTCCATGCTATATTTGGCCAAAGGAGGCAGAGGAATGGATTGCAAGGCAACGTCTTTGTGGATGGCCAGATAAAACCTTAATAGACAAGATTGTGAAAAGTGGATGCCATATGGTCCCTGTAGGAGACAAATGTTCAAATGAAACTTTTTTACAATGGAGGATCTCATTTGCAGTAGCCGAAAGATGTTTAGTTCACTCCTTTAGCTATGTCCAAGTAAAAGTGTAAGTGTTGCATAAGTATTTCTTAAACCAGATAAAAATGACACTGAAGGAAACCATTGGTGATGATGACATCTTGTGCTCCTAGTTCATGAAAACGGTTATGTTTTATGCTATAGAGGATACCAGACATGTTCTGGCAagacaaacacattttttattgtttttggtTTTGCTTCAATATTCTCATTTGATGGGTCAAAGTCGGATTCTGCCCTAATTACTTCATCCCAGCCAACAACATGTTCAAGAGGAATGTACACGGACGGCATCAACAAATATTACTGTGCATTTTGGAAAACTGTCACCAGAAGAAGTGGCTGTGCCTCTCATTAGGGGACTTCTTCAAACCTTCACTCTGGGAGGAAATGTGTTATACAAATTTGTCACGCCCACTGTCTGAGCAATGAAAACTTTTACGTGAACATTGTGAATTACGTGAAGCTTTAGCCTATATTCccctttatttaaaaaaaacacataaagaTGTTTGAATTATTGTCTGCGTCGGAGTCTGATTTTGATGAAGTTTGCACATACGTCCATGCAATGTGTAGCCTTAGATGTGTTGCATCAGATCTGATCTCAGAAGATGTGCATGATAGAAGGGATATTGCAGGCAATAAAAGAAGGTACAAGAATTTGAGGAAATGTAGGTACTGGATATCTCCAAATGCATTAATGGGCACTGATGTGATGCATCTAGCAACATATCACTTCCTGACTGGAAACTGCAATAAATCTGTGGAGATCTGCAGACAAGTAAAAGAACTGGCTTTGTGTTACGACGGCGGTTTTCCGTACCAACTATACTCAACTTTGCAACAGCACCATTGGTGGTATAGACCTCGCGATcgttcattaaagatgctccagaAAATATACTCACATTTCATCGCATTTTCTCATATAGAAATGGCTCTTCCCCATCTGTGCCTAGAAATATCCAAGAGAACCATATACCTATCCATACCACCCTTGCCATACGTATTCTTTCTGGAGTTCTTGTGTTATCATGAGCTTGGAAATACTAGCGGGCGAGACGAAGCACTTCGTAACCTCATACAATTCCAGCATGACGAGTACCAGGGAGGACAACGTTTCTGGATAACCCACACACTGTTGGGGATCTGTTATCAAACACTCGGTGATTTTCACATGGCAATCATGGCTTACTGGGAATCTGCACGGTCGAAGTCTGAATTAAGTTATTTGAACTCTGCCATTGACAGGATTGCTCTagtgtatttatgtatgtatgcgTCACAGTTACTTCCAAATGGCATATAAGGTCAAAATGCTTTCCACGTGCTAGGAGTCATACGGACCTGTCTCAAGACCAATAGTTGACTACACTTGTAAAAGTTAAAACCCGATAATGAgtcatttt is a genomic window of Argopecten irradians isolate NY chromosome 10, Ai_NY, whole genome shotgun sequence containing:
- the LOC138333537 gene encoding uncharacterized protein, yielding MFELLSASESDFDEVCTYVHAMCSLRCVASDLISEDVHDRRDIAGNKRRYKNLRKCRYWISPNALMGTDVMHLATYHFLTGNCNKSVEICRQVKELALCYDGGFPYQLYSTLQQHHWWYRPRDRSLKMLQKIYSHFIAFSHIEMALPHLCLEISKRTIYLSIPPLPYVFFLEFLCYHELGNTSGRDEALRNLIQFQHDEYQGGQRFWITHTLLGICYQTLGDFHMAIMAYWESARSKSELSYLNSAIDRIALVYLCMYASQLLPNGI